A DNA window from Paenibacillus andongensis contains the following coding sequences:
- a CDS encoding DNA-binding response regulator — translation MNEFENAHEAFLTKHISMRGGERLKRLKEGHGHAEKLFLEQIWWNAFGHFQDLHPEYEIKDFRDGTRFLDFAFLRHSFRLAIEIDGFGPHFADISRSQFSDQLIRQNHLELNYLEKEVIRLAHKLGRAIKPVDVQKQFQFGQRKAQQTLKAMYQKSLLEPAGEGLARLRCYRVAQHVLANWEGLVV, via the coding sequence ATGAATGAATTTGAAAATGCCCATGAAGCTTTTTTAACTAAACACATTTCGATGAGGGGCGGGGAACGTTTAAAGCGACTTAAAGAGGGTCATGGACATGCGGAGAAGTTGTTTCTTGAGCAGATTTGGTGGAACGCATTTGGACATTTTCAAGACTTGCATCCGGAATATGAGATCAAAGATTTTCGCGACGGTACACGCTTTTTAGATTTTGCCTTTCTTCGCCACTCTTTCAGACTAGCGATTGAAATTGATGGCTTTGGCCCCCATTTCGCTGATATCAGTCGCTCCCAATTCTCAGACCAACTAATTCGACAGAATCACCTAGAGCTAAATTATTTAGAAAAAGAAGTCATTCGTTTAGCTCACAAGTTGGGAAGAGCAATCAAACCTGTTGATGTTCAAAAACAATTTCAGTTCGGACAAAGAAAAGCACAACAGACTCTTAAAGCGATGTATCAGAAATCACTTCTTGAACCGGCAGGTGAAGGTCTTGCTCGTTTGCGATGTTATAGAGTAGCACAGCACGTTCTTGCAAATTGGGAAGGGTTGGTGGTTTGA
- a CDS encoding quinone oxidoreductase family protein → MKALIFEQFGGPEVLQYVDIPEPSLELGHILVRTEAIGLNFADIYRRRGNYHLAGKPPFVLGYEGAGIVERVASNVDQIKVGDRIAFVDVPFANAELVAVPIDRAIPLPVDITFEHAAGILLQGMTAHYLVNDSYRVQSGDEIVVHAAAGGVGQILTQLCKSKGARVLGLTSSEAKREIALKAGADDVLSYVSDWVNAVKHWSVDHQGVDAVYDSVGSTLLESFAAAKTKGAVIFYGMAGGDPPPIDPRMLMDTSKTLTGGDLWNHVTTLQNRIDRSNELFDALRRGIIQIESFTCFPLKEGAEAHRLLESRRSTGKILLIP, encoded by the coding sequence ATGAAAGCACTAATTTTTGAGCAATTTGGTGGGCCAGAGGTCCTACAGTATGTGGATATTCCTGAGCCCAGCTTAGAACTAGGCCATATCTTAGTGAGAACGGAAGCCATCGGTTTGAATTTCGCCGACATATATAGGAGACGAGGCAACTATCATTTGGCTGGGAAACCACCCTTCGTTCTAGGGTATGAGGGAGCCGGTATTGTTGAGCGAGTAGCTTCAAATGTGGACCAGATCAAGGTCGGAGACCGAATTGCCTTCGTGGATGTTCCTTTTGCCAATGCAGAATTGGTTGCTGTGCCTATAGATCGAGCTATACCTTTGCCTGTAGATATCACGTTCGAACACGCCGCGGGTATTTTGCTTCAAGGAATGACGGCGCACTACCTGGTAAATGACAGCTATCGCGTACAATCCGGGGACGAAATCGTCGTACATGCCGCAGCAGGGGGCGTTGGGCAGATTTTGACGCAGCTATGCAAAAGTAAAGGCGCACGAGTCCTCGGTTTGACCTCTTCAGAAGCTAAAAGGGAAATTGCCTTAAAGGCCGGTGCCGATGATGTTCTAAGTTATGTCAGCGATTGGGTAAATGCCGTCAAACATTGGTCCGTCGACCATCAAGGCGTAGATGCCGTTTACGATTCAGTTGGGTCTACGTTATTGGAAAGTTTCGCTGCTGCGAAAACGAAGGGGGCAGTCATTTTCTATGGCATGGCTGGAGGAGATCCACCTCCTATCGACCCAAGAATGCTGATGGATACCTCAAAGACGCTGACGGGGGGCGACTTATGGAACCATGTGACTACCTTGCAGAATCGAATTGATCGTTCAAACGAACTATTTGATGCGCTGCGGCGAGGGATTATTCAAATAGAGAGCTTTACATGCTTTCCTTTGAAGGAGGGGGCGGAAGCCCACAGACTCTTAGAGAGCAGGAGAAGCACAGGGAAAATCTTATTAATTCCTTAA
- a CDS encoding putative bifunctional diguanylate cyclase/phosphodiesterase: MINPANRLLDVKTLLSMMDNMEDSIYIMSVDGSDIKYYYVNRAATKFSGITMDAFGLTFFDTNTSQMANYLHKKYTRVINERRTIKYEDGIVLPNGMLSGESVLTPIFNENGDMEFIVTVTRDITERKQHENLLYHYAYHDDLSKLYNRRFLLEHVNNPAIIYLLDLDYFKNINDIFGHAVGDTVLVEVANRLVEKFGTEYILVRLGGDEFVVVAMGGAGSAEETADQINQLFVAPFTVNDHPMKLSVSIGVAQSVNSETIQTLLKQADIALYKAKGAGRKRFHIFEASSKYDHVENFIHELALSNAIEKEELHLHYQLIYNPVREEVIGAEALLRWNSANMGMIQPNDFIPVAEDTGLIIPIGYWVIRQACKDWHHLNAEYGPQFKISVNISRIQLNESLFVDQMLHILEEEHVDPRVMELEITESTTMHSMEDVQQTLRRLRAEGFTVALDDFGTGYSSLSMLTLLPIDKLKIDRSFIWEMNVSLISAILAMAHALNLQVIAEGIETYEQYKMLKEMNCWGVQGYYINKPTQFDLLSKQVVVRK; this comes from the coding sequence ATGATAAATCCTGCGAATAGATTACTTGATGTGAAGACACTCCTAAGCATGATGGATAATATGGAAGACTCGATTTACATCATGAGTGTTGATGGATCGGATATCAAATACTATTATGTAAACCGCGCTGCTACGAAATTTAGTGGAATTACAATGGATGCTTTCGGACTAACATTTTTTGATACAAACACGAGCCAGATGGCGAACTACTTACATAAGAAATATACGAGAGTGATTAATGAACGAAGAACCATCAAGTATGAGGATGGCATTGTGCTTCCCAATGGTATGTTAAGCGGAGAAAGTGTACTTACGCCTATTTTCAATGAAAACGGTGATATGGAGTTCATCGTCACGGTTACTCGTGATATTACCGAGCGTAAGCAACACGAAAATTTGCTTTATCATTATGCCTATCATGACGATCTTAGCAAGCTATATAATCGAAGATTCCTGCTTGAGCATGTGAACAATCCTGCGATCATTTATTTACTTGATCTGGACTATTTCAAAAATATTAATGATATTTTCGGACATGCTGTAGGTGATACCGTGCTCGTGGAAGTCGCTAACCGTCTTGTTGAGAAATTTGGCACGGAGTATATACTTGTACGATTGGGCGGAGATGAATTTGTTGTCGTAGCCATGGGGGGAGCTGGATCAGCTGAGGAGACTGCCGACCAAATTAATCAACTTTTCGTGGCTCCATTTACGGTAAACGATCATCCAATGAAGTTAAGCGTAAGTATCGGTGTGGCTCAAAGTGTGAATAGTGAAACTATCCAAACGCTTTTAAAACAAGCAGATATTGCCTTGTATAAGGCCAAAGGGGCGGGTAGAAAAAGATTTCATATTTTCGAAGCTTCATCTAAATACGACCATGTTGAGAATTTCATTCATGAGCTTGCTCTCTCAAATGCGATTGAGAAAGAAGAATTGCATTTGCATTACCAGCTTATTTATAATCCGGTTCGTGAGGAAGTCATCGGAGCGGAGGCGTTGTTAAGATGGAATTCTGCGAACATGGGAATGATCCAGCCCAATGATTTTATTCCAGTCGCCGAGGATACTGGATTGATTATTCCGATTGGATACTGGGTCATTAGGCAAGCTTGTAAGGATTGGCATCATTTAAACGCGGAATACGGTCCTCAATTTAAAATTTCGGTCAACATTTCAAGGATTCAATTAAATGAATCTCTTTTCGTAGATCAAATGCTTCATATATTGGAAGAAGAGCATGTGGACCCACGTGTGATGGAGTTAGAAATAACAGAAAGCACGACGATGCACTCGATGGAAGATGTCCAACAAACGCTGCGTAGGTTGCGCGCTGAAGGTTTTACCGTTGCCTTAGATGATTTTGGAACCGGTTATTCCTCGTTAAGCATGTTAACCTTGCTGCCTATAGATAAGTTGAAAATTGACAGATCTTTCATTTGGGAAATGAATGTCTCTCTCATTTCAGCCATTTTAGCCATGGCCCATGCATTGAACCTGCAAGTAATCGCAGAAGGCATAGAGACGTATGAACAATATAAGATGTTAAAAGAAATGAATTGTTGGGGAGTACAGGGTTATTATATCAACAAACCAACACAATTTGACTTGTTATCCAAACAGGTGGTTGTTAGAAAGTAA
- a CDS encoding amino acid ABC transporter permease: MTNDRIERIIGILSDSFFPIIKAGLAYTVPLTLITFTLGLSLAFITALSRLSDFAILRAIARFYVWVFRGTPLLVQLFILFYGFPSLGITLDPFPTAIIGFTLNKGAYSSEIIRAAILSIPKGQSEAAYSINMTKWQAMRRIILPQAVRVSIPPLGNSFISLIKDTSLAATITVTEMFQKGQQIAAVTYEPLWLYIEVAFVYLVFSTVLSYFQSKLEIHYERNIAK; encoded by the coding sequence ATGACAAATGATCGTATTGAGCGAATTATAGGGATCCTGTCCGATTCCTTCTTTCCTATTATAAAGGCGGGACTTGCGTACACAGTTCCGCTTACTTTAATCACATTTACTTTGGGACTTAGCTTAGCTTTTATCACGGCGCTTTCTCGATTATCAGACTTTGCCATCCTTCGGGCGATAGCGAGATTCTATGTTTGGGTTTTCCGCGGGACGCCATTACTTGTCCAGTTGTTTATTCTTTTTTATGGTTTTCCGAGTTTGGGTATAACGCTGGATCCTTTTCCGACAGCCATTATCGGGTTTACGTTAAATAAAGGAGCGTATAGCTCCGAAATCATTCGTGCCGCGATATTATCGATTCCCAAAGGCCAAAGTGAGGCCGCTTATTCGATCAATATGACGAAATGGCAGGCGATGAGGCGGATCATTTTACCCCAGGCTGTACGAGTCTCTATTCCTCCATTAGGAAATTCCTTCATTAGTTTAATTAAAGATACATCTTTGGCCGCGACAATTACGGTTACGGAAATGTTTCAAAAAGGGCAGCAGATTGCGGCGGTTACTTATGAGCCATTATGGCTTTATATCGAGGTGGCCTTCGTTTATTTAGTTTTCAGTACTGTTCTTTCCTATTTTCAATCCAAGCTTGAGATCCACTATGAACGTAACATTGCTAAGTAA
- a CDS encoding amino acid ABC transporter substrate-binding protein gives MKILLATTAVTALLLTSIGCSSTKPNATPSASAPSKAEITIGTEGTYAPFTFHDKAGKLTGFDVETVEEVCKRIGMTPRFVETKWDGMIAGLDAKRYDMVANEVAVRPDRLEKYDMSTPYIVSRAVLVVHANNTNIKTLDDLKGKKVGQSLDSNYRKIAEDHGAVNTVVEGFNQAIDLLTSGRIDATLNDSLSYLDLKKQRPELPIKTVYEEPSATTNAFLFRKGSTDLVSKVNKALADMKSDGTLVQISQKWFNADVTK, from the coding sequence ATGAAAATATTACTCGCAACAACAGCAGTTACGGCATTACTCCTGACTTCGATAGGTTGCAGTTCGACTAAACCAAATGCAACGCCCTCAGCATCTGCGCCGAGCAAAGCCGAAATTACGATCGGTACCGAAGGTACATATGCACCGTTCACTTTTCATGATAAGGCTGGCAAGCTTACGGGATTTGATGTCGAGACGGTAGAAGAGGTATGCAAACGAATTGGCATGACGCCGCGTTTTGTTGAAACCAAGTGGGATGGAATGATTGCGGGACTTGATGCAAAGCGGTATGACATGGTGGCCAACGAAGTGGCTGTTCGCCCGGATCGTTTGGAGAAGTACGACATGTCTACGCCTTATATTGTTTCTCGCGCTGTTCTTGTGGTGCACGCCAATAATACGAATATCAAGACGTTGGATGACCTTAAAGGCAAGAAGGTTGGACAATCCCTCGATAGTAATTATCGGAAAATAGCGGAAGATCACGGTGCCGTAAATACAGTTGTGGAGGGTTTTAATCAAGCGATTGATCTTCTGACTTCGGGCAGGATCGATGCGACGCTTAACGATAGTTTGTCCTATTTGGATTTGAAAAAGCAGCGTCCCGAACTTCCGATCAAAACAGTTTATGAGGAGCCGTCCGCGACGACCAACGCATTTTTGTTCCGTAAAGGAAGCACGGATTTAGTTAGTAAAGTCAATAAAGCTCTGGCAGACATGAAATCGGACGGTACGTTAGTTCAAATTTCGCAAAAATGGTTCAATGCCGACGTAACGAAGTAA
- a CDS encoding GNAT family N-acetyltransferase has protein sequence MPLIVRDAEPDDENSLTELMYEYIVGFYQKPKPADGKIHQLIQTLLEKQLGIQFVAEQDGKLVGFATLYFAFSTMKADKITIMNDLYVMEPFRGTEVESELFLECQGYSKDQGYAYMSWITAPDNKRAQHFFEKMGGVQGEWVNYSIS, from the coding sequence ATGCCACTTATCGTGAGAGATGCAGAACCAGATGATGAAAACAGCTTGACCGAATTAATGTATGAATACATCGTTGGTTTTTATCAAAAACCTAAGCCAGCCGATGGAAAAATACATCAATTGATTCAAACCCTTTTAGAGAAACAATTAGGTATACAGTTTGTCGCCGAACAAGATGGAAAGCTAGTTGGCTTTGCGACCTTATACTTTGCGTTTAGTACGATGAAAGCAGATAAAATTACCATCATGAACGACCTTTATGTCATGGAGCCATTTAGAGGTACAGAAGTGGAATCCGAACTGTTTTTAGAATGTCAAGGTTACTCAAAGGATCAAGGCTATGCGTATATGTCTTGGATAACGGCTCCTGATAATAAACGAGCTCAACATTTCTTTGAGAAAATGGGAGGGGTTCAAGGGGAATGGGTTAACTATTCGATCAGCTAA
- a CDS encoding amino acid ABC transporter ATP-binding protein yields the protein MIRMEGIHKHFHDLHVLNDIDLDVKKGSTTVVIGPSGSGKTTLLRCLKLLDFPDQGTLSIAKAMMTFSSEVKLSKTDIRSIRKHTGMVFQNYNLFPHLTVLQNIMEGPVIVLKQSSKTAKDKALSILDKVGLRDRADHYPHQLSGGQQQRVGIARAMAMNPEVLLFDEPTSALDPELVGEVLKVMKDLAFEGMTMVIVTHEMGFAKEVADQVVFMDQGAIVERGTPADIFDASTNERTLQFLRKVNRKAD from the coding sequence ATGATTCGAATGGAAGGTATACACAAACATTTTCATGACCTCCACGTCTTGAACGATATTGATTTGGATGTTAAAAAAGGGAGCACGACCGTAGTAATCGGACCTTCCGGTTCCGGCAAAACGACCCTACTAAGATGTCTGAAATTATTAGACTTTCCAGATCAGGGGACCCTCTCGATAGCCAAAGCGATGATGACATTTTCAAGTGAAGTCAAATTGAGCAAGACGGACATCCGTTCCATCCGTAAACACACGGGTATGGTATTCCAGAACTACAACTTATTTCCTCATTTAACTGTCTTGCAAAATATTATGGAAGGCCCTGTTATTGTCCTTAAACAATCCTCGAAAACCGCTAAGGATAAGGCGTTATCCATTTTAGACAAGGTTGGACTTCGTGATCGTGCCGATCATTATCCTCATCAACTGTCTGGTGGACAACAACAACGCGTTGGAATTGCTAGGGCAATGGCGATGAATCCTGAGGTGCTTTTATTCGATGAACCAACGTCAGCGCTTGACCCGGAATTGGTAGGCGAAGTGCTAAAGGTGATGAAGGATCTAGCTTTCGAAGGCATGACGATGGTCATTGTGACACATGAGATGGGCTTTGCCAAAGAAGTAGCGGACCAAGTTGTCTTTATGGATCAAGGTGCGATTGTTGAGAGAGGAACACCAGCCGACATTTTTGATGCTTCAACGAATGAGCGGACCTTGCAATTTTTGAGAAAAGTGAATCGGAAAGCAGATTAA